One region of Armigeres subalbatus isolate Guangzhou_Male chromosome 3, GZ_Asu_2, whole genome shotgun sequence genomic DNA includes:
- the LOC134223437 gene encoding RNA polymerase-associated protein Rtf1 gives MVKRKTQPIIDSESSSDSGSGSDLDSELLSLAKKKKTARLASNSPGGKSSDSESEDDSEPEAAVQRKKRGAKPASSSESEDEEDEEEDEEDEPEEEVKPAAKVGLKRKPQDEKEEKGESEPEEGQVSSEEESGSGSGDDSDDESGSSSSSDSEFNDGYDDEMMGDEEDRARLNALSEKERETEIFKRIERRDVMKTRWEIERKLKLAKKAERAKDKESQPPKKRKKKDKKKKLAQQKEQEEKKKKAKAPSPEPKEPSPPPPVQVEAPSEGEASDTSQSSPEKLRDAESASGGSDYFDPKERSKERKKNVEANRTDDKRSNAMAMLKAKREGKAKREEEEAKKEAQRKAENEDKDDSEDVSGGKSSQKLKASDIYSDDSGSDSDDEKKSDRRSRSSSSSGSGSDSRSASDEEMWDKDKDAKEKKPSSSSSSSSKKPTAIGNKEELNKLRISRHKIERFIALPMFDQIVLNSFVRINIGNNNGRPVYRVAEIVGVVETAKIYQFGKCRTNKGFRLKHGSQERVFRLEFISNQDFTDSEYQKWLSVCEATGTPLPFIDVIERKQQEIKEAIQYEFKDADIDKLIEEKNRFRAHPTNYAMKKTLLMKERDAAQLRGEDELARDLNTQIMELEERASTLDKKRSSSISLISYINDRNRKRNVEDAEKAIKEEIRATRGMKIEDPFTRRQTQPRMSFKASDKKDEVPTIQMPAPPPPGQKKKPDEKRAASSADNNLYSLHDFEIDLDVPLPVGSVNVLPKPVEKPVKESGPKRSLNLEDYKKKRGLI, from the exons ATGGTGAAAAGGAAGACACAACCAATAATCGATTCCGAGAGCAGCAGTGATTCTGGTTCCGGGTCGGATCTTGATTCG GAGCTACTATCGTTAGCCAAGAAAAAGAAAACTGCAAGATTGGCATCAAATTCTCCCGGAGGAAAGTCATCTGATTCTGAATCGGAAGATGATTCAGAGCCTGAGGCAGCGGTGCAGCGTAAGAAGCGAGGGGCAAAGCCGGCCTCCTCCTCGGAGTCTGAAGACGAAGAAGATGAGGAAGAGGATGAAGAAGATGAGCCAGAAGAGGAGGTGAAGCCTGCGGCCAAAGTGGGTTTGAAGCGTAAGCCACAAgatgagaaagaagaaaagggCGAATCAGAACCCGAAGAGGGTCAAGTATCTTCCGAGGAGGAATCGGGTTCCGGGTCCGGCGATGACAGCGATGACGaaagtggaagcagcagcagcagcgattCCGAATTCAATGACGGGTACGACGATGAGATGATGGGAGATGAAGAGGATCGCGCCAGATTGAATGCCCTGTCCGAGAAAGAGCGTGAGACTGAGATTTTCAAACGTATTGAGCGGCGCGATGTCATGAAGACGCGTTGGGAGATCGAACGGAAACTGAAACTAGCTAAGAAGGCTGAACGCGCAAAGGACAAGGAATCGCAACCCccaaagaagaggaagaagaaggacaagaagaagaaattagCCCAGCAAAAAGagcaagaagaaaagaagaaaaaggcgAAGGCACCGTCTCCCGAACCGAAGGAACCATCTCCGCCGCCTCCCGTGCAGGTGGAAGCACCTTCCGAGGGCGAGGCCAGCGACACCTCTCAGTCATCACCGGAAAAATTACGAGATGCTGAATCGGCTTCTGGTGGTTCGGACTATTTCGATCCGAAGGAACGTTCCAAGGAACGAAAGAAGAATGTGGAAGCCAATCGAACCGATGACAAGCGAAGCAATGCCATGGCTATGTTGAAGGCGAAACGAGAGGGAAAAGCTAAGCGTGAGGAAGAAGAAGCTAAGAAGGAGGCACAACGCAAGGCCGAAAACGAAGATAAGGACGATTCAGAAGACGTTTCCGGTGGTAAGTCTTCGCAGAAACTCAAAGCATCGGATATTTATTCGGACGATTCAGGAAGCGACAGCGATGACGAGAAAAAGTCCGACCGACGATCCAGATCAAGTTCCAGCAGTGGTAGCGGAAGTGACAGCCGATCCGCTTCCGACGAAGAAATGTGGGACAAAGATAAGGATGCGAAGGAAAAGAAACCCTCTTCGAGTTCGTCGAGTTCTAGCAAAAAGCCAACCGCGATTGGGAATAAAGAAGAACTCAACAAGCTAAGAATCTCGCGACACAAGATAGAGCGCTTCATTGCACTCCCGATGTTTGATCAGATCGTGCTCAACTCTTTCGTTCGTATCAATATTGGAAACAACAATGGCAGGCCGGTATATCGAGTGGCAGAAATCGTGGGCGTGGTGGAGACCGCCAAAATCTATCAATTCGGAAAGTGTCGTACTAATAAAGGATTCCGATTGAAGCACGGCAGCCAGGAACGGGTGTTCCGATTGGAGTTTATCTCCAACCAGGATTTCACGGACAGCGAGTATCAGAAATGGTTGAGCGTTTGCGAAGCCACCGGCACCCCGCTGCCTTTTATCGACGTAATCGAGAGGAAGCAGCAGGAAATTAAGGAAGCAATCCAGTACGAGTTCAAGGATGCGGACATCGACAAGCTGATCGAGGAGAAGAATCGTTTCCGGGCACATCCAACTAATTATGCAATGAAGAAAACGCTGCTGATGAAG GAGCGCGACGCAGCTCAGCTGCGTGGAGAGGACGAGCTGGCCCGTGACCTCAACACTCAAATCATGGAGCTGGAAGAGCGTGCCAGCACCCTGGACAAGAAGCGGAGCAGCAGTATTAGTTTAATTTCGTACATCAACGATCGCAACCGGAAGCGTAACGTGGAAGATGCTGAGAAGGCGATCAAAGAGGAAATTCGTGCCACACGCGGCATGAAGATTGAAGATCCGTTCACACGACGTCAAACTCAACCTCGGATGTCTTTCAAGGCGTCGGATAAGAAGGACGAAGTTCCTACCATTCAGATGCCAGCACCTCCACCGCCCGGTCAGAAAAAGAAACCAGACGAGAAAAGGGCCGCGTCCAGTGCCGACAACAACCTGTACTCGTTGCATGATTTCGAAATCGATCTGGACGTTCCTCTTCCTG TCGGCTCGGTCAATGTACTTCCGAAACCTGTTGAGAAGCCGGTCAAAGAATCCGGTCCGAAGCGGTCGCTCAATCTCGAAGACTACAAGAAGAAACGGGGTCTCATCTAG